The sequence below is a genomic window from Pseudomonadota bacterium.
GTTGAGATGAGTTATTGTATCATATGAAGGCATAAAATGCCAGTTTATTGTATACTATTGTGGACATTGTAGCAAAATAGTTGGACTACCCTCGCAAAGGTTAAGGGGATTTGGGCAACAGGCCGTTTATTCTTGACATTGAAGCCTTTTGTGAACCTCTGATGCTATGTTCCACCATAACACAGATTTCATTCTGCCGCCCCCGGAGCTTTACGCCTTTGCCCCGCAGAGAAGCGTTGCCCTTGCGTGAGACATTATGGGGCCAGGACTTGCGCAACCCGGCATCGTAATCTATGAGGCAAGGATTCTTGACGAGATCGATCAAAGGCAGCGCTTCGGGCTCAACAGGTCTATTATGATTTCAGGATGTTCCTGAACTGGAGGAGTATCCTGCACGTAGCGCCCCATATCCGGTCACCATTGTAATGAAATGAAGGAACCTGCTCGACCCTGCCTTCATATTCGGCTTGTTCCATAACAGGATCGGTTTCCATCAAAAACTTGAGAGGCAAATATATAAGGTATGCTACTTCCTGTGGATTTGTCTTGAATGTATATGGATATGGCATAATACCCACATAAGGTGATATCACAAAACCTGTAAAAGTTATCATATCATCTAACTTTCCGATCACCCTGACATCCTTTTTTCTGAGGCCTATCTCTTCAAAGCATTCCCGCAGGGCAGTATTAAGCTTGCTGCTGTCTTCGTCTTCACACATACCACCGGGGAACGATACTTCACCCTTATGCGCTTTTACCATTTCAGTCCTTTTTGTGAGGACAATAAATGTCTCCCCGTCCTTTTCAAATATCGGTATCATAACGCCTGCGCATATATCCTGAGGGCTTTCCAATATCTTTCCAATATAACTATTCAGTTTTTCTTTAATAAGAGAGATCATACCCTATTTAACAATGATTTTTTTATGAAATCAATGTAAAATCAACAAGATCGTCCGGGTGCCCAGGTTGTCCTCAATACTTGCCCTAATTCCATTTCCAAAGTGTCGGCTTGGATGAAACTTGTTATTATTTCTTTTTGAGTGTTTCCTTGGAAAACATGATGCTGATAAGGGACAGAAGACTTGTAATAAAAAAGATCCATAGCATAAGTTTATAGGCGGACGGTTGGTACATGCCTTGAATTTTACCTGCCTTATCAAGCACATAACCCATAAGAGGCTGGAACATGATCCCTCCGATGAATGGGAATATATTCATGGTTCCCATGGAAGTGCCCGCAATTTCAGGCGGGAAAAGTTCTTTTGTGGCAACAATTGCTATAGTGCCGACTGAACTTATCGTAATGCCCATAACAAAAAAGACTATATATAGCCCTAATATGGATAGATTATTGTAGAAGATAAGCATGAAAAGCCAGCATATCGAATTAAGAATTGAAGTGCTGACCAGCACCTTCTTTCTGCTCATGAGCGTCTTATCAGAAAAATGCCCCAGGACAGGGCTCAAAAATATCATGGCAAAGGCAATCATTGAGAGAATATTTCCCGTGGTCTGCTTGGAAAGCTTATAAACATCAATAAGATAGGGGCCTGCCCACAGACCGAAAAAGCCGAAAAGAGCGCCTCCCCGGAATATAAACCAGATTGCGATAGCCCAGAAATGTTTTTCCCTTAAAATCAGTCTTAAGTCATCCATTACTTTTTTGTTTGTCTTGTCCGAATAGGCTATCGGCTCGGTAAGTATGCCGGGTAAGCCTTTTTTTTCTGGCGTATCGGCGACAAACAGGCTTGTAAGGATGACAGGTATCAAAGAACATATCCCTATTGTTATAAACGATTCCCGCCACCCGAAGCCTTGCAGAAGAAAGGCAAGGGGTGTTGTTGCTGTGAGCCATCCTACACCGCCTACTGCCATGAGGACGCCCGAGACTCTTGCGAATTCAGTTGCCCTGAACCAGTTGGCGAGCAACCTCATAGACGATATGAAGATCGCCGAGACGCCGAGCCCGACAAATATCCTCGCAATAATTGCGAACCTGAAGTTCGGCGAAAACCCGAATAAAACAGCGCCAAGGGCAGCGATGAGGCTGAACAGGGTTATAACTTTTTTCGGCCCCCAGGCGTCGGCAAGTATACCGACAGGTATCTGCATGATACAGTAAGAATAGAAATATGCTGAGGCGAGCACACCGAGCTGTGCCCCCGATATGTC
It includes:
- a CDS encoding CoA pyrophosphatase: MISLIKEKLNSYIGKILESPQDICAGVMIPIFEKDGETFIVLTKRTEMVKAHKGEVSFPGGMCEDEDSSKLNTALRECFEEIGLRKKDVRVIGKLDDMITFTGFVISPYVGIMPYPYTFKTNPQEVAYLIYLPLKFLMETDPVMEQAEYEGRVEQVPSFHYNGDRIWGATCRILLQFRNILKS
- a CDS encoding MFS transporter, with translation MNKTLRYRWIIFWILAIQYLLVYFHRVSPAVAAPELIRTFDISGAQLGVLASAYFYSYCIMQIPVGILADAWGPKKVITLFSLIAALGAVLFGFSPNFRFAIIARIFVGLGVSAIFISSMRLLANWFRATEFARVSGVLMAVGGVGWLTATTPLAFLLQGFGWRESFITIGICSLIPVILTSLFVADTPEKKGLPGILTEPIAYSDKTNKKVMDDLRLILREKHFWAIAIWFIFRGGALFGFFGLWAGPYLIDVYKLSKQTTGNILSMIAFAMIFLSPVLGHFSDKTLMSRKKVLVSTSILNSICWLFMLIFYNNLSILGLYIVFFVMGITISSVGTIAIVATKELFPPEIAGTSMGTMNIFPFIGGIMFQPLMGYVLDKAGKIQGMYQPSAYKLMLWIFFITSLLSLISIMFSKETLKKK